The Dermochelys coriacea isolate rDerCor1 chromosome 13, rDerCor1.pri.v4, whole genome shotgun sequence genome includes the window GATTGTTCCTGGACATTAGAAGCCAGGATTTCTGTGAATGAGCTGGCAGGGCATCCTGCACATTGATACACAGACACTCAATGCTGAAAGCAATCAGCCACCAGggaactggggctggggagggagcaaaGAGGAGAAATGAGATTTGTTTATTTGCAGCTCTCATCTGCCTTTGAAACCTCTTTAACATAGTAAGAAAATGGCCGACTTATCTTTTTTCACCcagtattgggggggggggggggaatttactGTGGCTGTTCGAAAAGTGACTTTAGATGACCAGTGCATGCTCTGACAATGAGTCTtttgggaccaatatggctatgAATACCCTACATACAATGAGCCTTTTGGGAAGGCCCGTTGGCCCCTCAGAGCCTTAgttttcccaactgtaaaatgagaACAGAGTACTTCCTTATTGTGCATCACAGGAAGTGTGTAAAGCTTTattaatcctcacaaccccctagtggggaaactgaggcacagagaagggaagtgatttaCTCAAGGTTGACAATAAATCAGTATCAGTGCCAGAGCTAGCCCTTCCTACTCCTGCGCTCAGGCCATTAGGCCATGCACTTGCCTTCCCCAGTTGGATCCAATATTACAATTAGGTTTACATTTTATGGTGAGGTGCATCGTTTACCTTTGATGATTGTGCAAATAGCTGGCTTGAGTTTCTTAATATAGGATGCAAAGGCATTCTGAGTGGAGATTAACTCCCAGTGCACCGAGCAGAGGGTGACCTATGAATATTCACGGTGAAACTGGTGCCAGAAGGGCCTGTGGCGTGTTATTCAATAAACTCTACTGCTTAGGAGATAAACACAGGGACCTACTTGGGCCTGCGCAGCAGGACGTCGGCGAAGATCACCTCTCGAGGGTCTCTCACGCTCCAGCGAAGTGTTATGATGCTCTTTCGTAGCTCTGTGATTTCTTCCATTAGCTCATGAATGATCTGAAAGAATTAAACCTGTGAGACttctctttaaaaacacagagacGAAGTGAGCACAAAGGTACCAGAGAACTAGGAACAGCAGAGGAGCTAGAGAAGACTTGCCAGGGCATCTGGTCCATCCTCACAAAGCCAGGGCTGGAGCGTTCCCCGCAGTACACTCTGCAGTGTGCCAGAGGAATCCCTGCGGTGCTCCTCAACATCCTATGTGTGCCCTAACAGTCCACAAGTTCCACAGGAAGCAGACGGGCACAGCCACTGTACTGGAGGACCAGCAACAAAGGGGTTAATACTCACTAGGCCAACACCCCTGCTGCTCCATGCTACTTCCTCCCAAACCTGCTCACCTTCTTTTGCATTTGAACTTCATTCCTGAGTATCCGATTGTTGACAGCCATCTGCTTCAGACCCTCCTGATAGAGAAACCACTTGTCCTGCACAGATAGAAAAAATAAACCAGCTGAAGTAAGAGACCAGATGGTAAATCCCAGTATGCATCTGGACCAGAAGAGAAGCAGAAAATAGCTGGGGAGAGCTGCAGCAATCCCAAACATGATTGCTGTCCACGGCTCTCTTTGCGCTAACAGGCTCAGAAGAACGGCTTCACAGCTTCAATGGGAGGAAAAAGGGATGCTGTCTCTCAGGGTTTTGGTTGTTCAAAAAACTGTACTTTAGAGCTGACTAGGTATAATTTATTTCTACAATGCAACTCACAATGACAGGTATGAAACCCTGCCACTTGCAGACCCTAGGGTATTTGCCTCCAGTAGTATTTGCCAGGTCTAGAATAACAGGTGAACTCCTCCTTTAAGGAATGCATTCTGGGGGCCATCATCTCCTCAATACCCAATGAGATCACATTGTGCTGAATATAGGTCTAGAAGTCAGAAATATTGGTGTTCTAATTCCAGCTGCCAACACAGACTAGCTATATGGCCTTGAGCACGTCACATCACCCTTGCTTACAGATTCATCATCAAATACTGATATTTTTCCATCTCACCAGGCTGTGGTGAGGGTTCCTTAATGTTTGCACAGAAGTCTTAAGTATTACCACATAAAAAGCAATTATACAATAGAAGTTTCCTATATCTTCTGAAGGGACAATAAAATCTCATATTTTCAGtattgtgtgtatttgtgtgctTAATGTGCTTGTGTAATTACTACAAATGTGTGTGCAATCTCAGTAAGTGTGCACATAAGTGCCTAGTTAGACATCTATTTAAATATCAGTTCAATTTAATTCATTCCCTCTAACTGTGTGTGCAAATACCCATGCATGATTCTGAAAATATTGTAACATTCAAGGCTACAATTGTACCACCAATGCGAAGTCTAGCTCTGTACCTACAGCTCCCTGCTACTCTGAAGAAAAGCTCCAGGTATCAGCTAAGCTGGAGGCAGTAGTACACTCTTACACCTTTGCATGTCCTCTGTACTACAGTGTCACTGGTGGACCAAATCTGGAAACGCCCAGCCCTATATGGCAGCTCCCAGTAGCAGTCTAGTTGGCAGggtactccattatctttctcacTGACCTTCAAGCATGCAAAGACGGATGCAATCCACTAACCGTTGCAACAGCCTGTAATATTTGCTCCTTCTCATCTTGAACCTTCTTTTCCAGTTGCTGCATTACTGTTTTTGCCAGATCTTCTACATCTTCCATTTCGTCCTGAGAATTACAGAGAAGGGTTGCAGGGAAACAACAGGATTATTAAGCAAGTGAACATCTGATTGCTGTGGTCCCATCTCTTCTCTTTACACACAGGGATAACATAGGTTAGGAGAGGTCTCTTTACTTGCTGTTCTTCCTTCAGGTTTTGGATGTTGCGAAGCATAAAGGCTATCTGGACGGCTTTCACCGGGTACTCCTTGTCCATGTATGTTCGTAAAACATTGAGTTCTTCCTGGAGCATTTGAACATTCGTGTTCATGTGATCCACCTGATGTTTTAGTTCTGATTAAAAGGCCAAGATAGAAAGTTAAGCCACAGAGACTCCCAAACCCAAGTCTCCTGTTCAGTGGAGCCAAGGAAACTTTTGTTCTTCTGAAATAGAGTCTTTTCTTTACAATAGTTAAATATTATGTTAGTCTAGTAGCCATGATTAGaaacacaggaactgccagactgaATCAGACCAGAGGCCCATCTAATccactatcctgtctctgacagtggccagtaccagatgttttcaaagaaggTGCAAGAATATGGAATAACTTGCCCACAGAGGAAGTCTCTTTTAACCCCCATCAGTTAGTGGTTAGTTCTGCTGTTgtagggtttatatcccttccaaacatTTTTTACAGAAGTTGACTGAGAGGGAATGTccctgtgacagatattgcaactgcATGCAGTATCCCATGTTGTATTAAGTGTATGATTAGTTTgtgtatcactgtgggccaggaATCGTGTGCAACTCCAGTAGTAGAGAAAGATTACTTTTAGCTCCACCAGGAActaagaagggggggggggagaatgattaaggtgaatcactcaGGTTgttaacacctccagagaggtaccaatTGGGGAGGCTTATCCATACTTGgtcaaactgggttttccagagaccaatagacaaagaaagggcttttggcatGAAAAGActgtttaaactgactcagggaaAGACTATGGCCTACAAGGGCACCGTAAGTCTAATGGGTGACTCCTGGAATGTTTAAGGTGAGATCAACTCTATTGATTGTTTTAATGATGTTTACTCTATaaatgcttttactttaagaataaatgtgcttgcttatgaGGAGCTGTgtagtaacttgtaactgctggcaatatacTGTTCATAGCCCACAGAGAGAAAGCAACACCCAGGTGCTGGCCATCAGGCAGACtagcttgctggggatatcaccgagtaaggcagggagctgtgcagctttAAAACCCCAGTTAGAAGGTAGTGGGACAAAGGTCCCTACCCAGAGACGGGTAACAGCTGGAGTCCTGAGACCTGGCTGGGAACTCCTTGAGTAGACCACAGAGGGAGGATACagatgcagttaccctgaaactgtgacagtcCCTATATACCAAAACGAATCAATTAGCTTTAGGAAACCTAATTATTTGACGTTCACAACAACAATCTGGCATTTATAATTAATGAAATGAGGAGTAGAGGACAATGGGGTTGCATGTACTGTATTGCCTATTAGCTTAATGTAAACTATCCATTCTTACTCTTCAGGTTCTTTTCTAccattttttctgtttcttggAGTTCTGCTCTTGCTACACCAACTTGGTTCTGACTGGAGTCCTGAAGGGTCGAAATGACTGTCTACAGAGAGAGAAATCTAGTCACTGATTGCTGTACACTACTGACAGACTATGAAGTGTCTAGCTGCAGGCTTCCTAATGCACCTCTCACCATGGTATTTATTGATCCCACTAATAGCATGATGAAGTGAACTGCATGGTGctatggcagcacagctgcaagCACAGGAGAGCTGCTCTTGGGAGTGACTTTGTGCTTCCCACCTCATGAGCCAATCGAGGTCATGCACTTCATGGAGGAAACATGTTCAAGCTACTAGGAGAGGGTGACAGTTGTCACTTGCTACACTCTTGCTTCCTCATCAGAAAATCTTGCAGCAGCATTGCCTTTGGGATTGGCAAGGTGGCTGCTCCACACATGCCAGGGCTGTATCTGCACTAGAAGGGATGCTTAAGAAGAGGAAGTGTGATGCAGGTAGCTGGAGCATCTTTGGCTGCTGTGTGGCAGAGCCCAGTGGTATATAAACTGTGTAAAACAGAATGCTGCAGCGGAGCTTCAGGGCACAAGACTGTTCCCCCTTACCACTAGTGATGGGCTGTGTAATCACCACACAAGAGTTTGAATCTGCTCGGGTGGGATTAGAAGGAGCTGGGATTATGTTGGGATTCTGATGATCTGACTTCACTGGCCACATCTAAGCCTCACCCCAAACATCTCATACTGCTGCAGCAGATCTCTGGCATGCTTGGCAGTACTGGCATCTGTCTGCTGAATGTCCTGGGCCAGTCTCCTGTTGGTCTCTACAAGGGTGGCGCTGTGATTCTTCAGCTCATGTAGGGACTTTCTCTTTGACTTGGTCAGTTTCTGAAAGAATTTATGAATGAAAGATTTACAAATGTGTTCCACCTGCCATCCCAATGACATTCCTGTTCATTAATAAATAACGATATCACCCTTGATTTACTTTGGCACCATAAACCCACCTAATCATTCAATCTTTTTGCTAAATCACACCAATTTCCCCAACTCATCCCTGCACCCACCTTCTTCATGGGCCAGCTGCTCTAGCACTACATTCTTTCTCTAGCTCCTCCCAgcacctggggcctgattctccagtgctcagcaccttgtggaGTCATCTGCATGAGCACAATGGGAGTATCACATTGGTGCATGCCTCCAAATCAGAATAGCAGCCTTTGACATCCACTTTGCACGAGTGTAAATGAGATAATCAGGCCactagttttttttcctctcttgggaCAACCCTGAATAACCATatgggaaatgcatccgatgaagtgagctgtagctcacgaaagcttatgctctaataaatttgttagtctctaaggtgccacaagtcctccttttctttttgcgaatacagactaacacggctgctactctgaaacctgtcatatggtCTGCGCCAGCCTCCCTATAAATAAATCACAGCACTGGACATTTGCTTCATGTACCTTAATAATTTTGATGTTCTCCAAGCTTTTAGTTAGATCAGTCTCTTTTGCTGAGGTTTTCTGCTGAGCAAATCTGGGATTCAGAGAGGGTGTGATCTTCGAAGGCAAGGATGAATTGGTACTGAATAGAACTGGTAAAACAGAAAATGCTCTGCACTTATTATACTGTCCAGTTTTAACATATGGCAAGAATTGAATATACTTGTAGTATCGTAGTATTGAGTGAAGCTGAGGGACATTTAGGAATGACAGCCACAGGAAGTTTATAATTCCTGTAGACCAAGGGGAAGTAACCAAGAAATGGTATAGGAGCACTGAATGTAAGCAGCTCACAAGTCTCCAGTCCTGGCATTTTTATtctcagcctttcccagcaggagTCACTGCAGAAAATGGTGAAGCTGTACTGGCTTTGGGGAAATTCTCAGCTCCTATATGGCCAAACCCTCCCAGCAGGAAGCACTGTTGGGACTTCAAGAAGGGGCACTGGTGGGGAGTGACATGCCATATGGTACAGAAATAGAATCTCTGCCAACCTGACCACTTGTCTTTCTGGCAGCCAGCGGAGCACCCTTCGCTTTTCTTGTCCTCACTCGGTGATGTGATAGCTGGCAAAGCTGGTTTGTGTGACACAGGTTTATTCTTTTTTGCTTCTACCCTCTGCCACTTGCTGTAATCCTAAACTCAGCAGAAGGCACAAACAAGACGTTACTGCTTAAGGTGTCATGGGAGATTTACAGGAGGTCTTCACTACAATTCGAACTTCCCCATCCTATTCCTCAAGGGACTCTGGGAACCTCTCCACTGTGCCAAAAGGCTAAACACATTTGGGCAACACTCCCTTCAGACCTTCTATCAGTGACAGTTTGCTAGCATATCTGATGGGGCCAGTCGAACATGTGCTTACATTCAAATGGCAGCCATCCACCTCCCATCCCTTCCTTCACCACAAGCAGCATGGGGAGAGGCATTGTATAGGGTCTATCTATGTACTTCGAAAGCCCCCATCACCAGGGTGTTCTGGCTCCAGGCCCTCAGAGGAGTCCAGTTAAAGTGCCATTAGGATAACTTACTGTTGTCCCGTATTTATTAGTTATGTTTTGGGCTAGGGTGTTCAGGACctttgcagccatctctgggggcAGCTCTGGAAGGAAAGTGGGAGACGTTAGCCACGTGGTGACTTTATAAGTACTGCAGACCCTGGGCAAGTAACTTCAAGAAACGGTATAGGAGCACTGAATGTAAGCGGCTCACAAGCCTCCAGTCCCGACATTTTTATtctcagcctttcccagcaggagTCGCTGCAGAGAATGGTGACGCTGTACTGGCTTTGGGGAAACTCTCAGCCCCTCTGGGCTCAAGCCCTCCCAGCAGGAAGCACTGTTGGGACTGCAAGAGGGGACACTGGTGGGTGGGCAGTGACATGCCATATGGCCATGCAGACAAAGTGAGCTAGACACCATCCTGGggtccccccagcacccctccccgGGAGCCAGAGCCCATCCTGGGGACCATCCTGGGGTCCCCCCAAAGCACCCCCGGGGGAAACAGAGACCATCCTGGggtcccccc containing:
- the C13H20orf96 gene encoding uncharacterized protein C20orf96 homolog yields the protein MKKEMSAHPNSWFKGSPALLFWTNLTLQVPVTGPGPRLHQDRAPRAPSRGSVEPPRAGHTRQQRPGARDGGGSAGWGSPGGAAEPWPTRRRPTCARRAQRRGAGLESQAPPLAGFRTPPPSRPHGDPPAARRRSPGARTELPPEMAAKVLNTLAQNITNKYGTTDYSKWQRVEAKKNKPVSHKPALPAITSPSEDKKSEGCSAGCQKDKWSVLFSTNSSLPSKITPSLNPRFAQQKTSAKETDLTKSLENIKIIKKLTKSKRKSLHELKNHSATLVETNRRLAQDIQQTDASTAKHARDLLQQYEMFGTVISTLQDSSQNQVGVARAELQETEKMVEKNLKKLKHQVDHMNTNVQMLQEELNVLRTYMDKEYPVKAVQIAFMLRNIQNLKEEQQDEMEDVEDLAKTVMQQLEKKVQDEKEQILQAVATDKWFLYQEGLKQMAVNNRILRNEVQMQKKIIHELMEEITELRKSIITLRWSVRDPREVIFADVLLRRPKCLPDTEIVLNIPVEEKFFI